A genomic stretch from Prionailurus bengalensis isolate Pbe53 chromosome E2, Fcat_Pben_1.1_paternal_pri, whole genome shotgun sequence includes:
- the ELMO3 gene encoding engulfment and cell motility protein 3 isoform X3: MAPPRNVVKIAVQMRDAIPQLIRLDQAKPLAAVLKEVCDAWSLVHSERYALQFADGHRKYITENNRTEIKNGSILCLSTAPDLEAERLLGGLQCGSRERRRETLQHLVLLAPDMTFAQEVISRDGLQRLGTIIEDGDDLGELLALALRAFLELMEHGMVSWETLSIPFVRKVVCYVNMNLMDASVQPLALRLLESVTLSSPALGQLVKSEVPLDRLLVHLQVMNQQLQTKAMALLTALLQGASSTERKHMLDYLWQRNLRQFIYKNIIHSAAPLGDEMAHHLYVLQALMLGLLEPRMRTPLDPYSQEQREQLQALRQAAFDPEGESLGTGLSADRRRSLCAREFRKLGFSVSNPSLAPHPCLNPGLLCSRGLESLLSYLSLFPQNSNPAQDLERVPPGLLALDNMLYFSRHAPSAYSRFVLENSSREDKHECPFARSSIQLTVLLCELLRIGEPCSETAQDFSPMFFSQDQSFHELFCVSIQLLNKTWKEMRATQEDFDKVMQVVREQLARTLALKPSSLELFRTKVNALPYGEVLRLRQTERLHQEGTLAPPILELREKLKPELMGLIRQQRLLRLCEGTLFRKISSRRRQDKLWFCCLSPNHKVLQYGDVEEASSPPTPESLPEQPFFLQSLWLISRHC; encoded by the exons ATGGCGCCCCCGAGGAACGTGGTGAAGATCGCGGTCCAGATGCGTGACGCCATCCCGCAACTCATCCGGCTGGACCAG GCAAAgcctctggctgctgtgctgaAGGAGGTGTGCGACGC GTGGAGCTTGGTTCACTCTGAACGCTATGCCCTGCAGTTTGCTGATGGACATAGGAAATACATCACTGAGAAC AACCGTACAGAGATCAAGAATGGCAGCATCCTGTGCCTCAGCACTGCCCCA gACCTTGAGGCTGAGCGACTGTTGGGTGGGCTGCAGTGTGGGAGCCGTGAAAGGCGCCGGGAAACTCTGCAGCACCTCGTCTTGCTGGCCCCAGACATGACCTTTGCCCAAGAGGTCATCAGCCGTGATGGGCTTCAGAGACTAGGCACCATCATTGAGGATGGAGATGA CTTAGGGGAATTGCTGGCCCTTGCACTGAGGGCCTTCTTGGAGCTCATGGAACATGGCATGGTGTCTTGGGAGACGCTCAGCATCCCTTTTGTTAGGAAG GTGGTATGCTATGTGAACATGAACTTGATGGATGCATCTGTGCAGCCCCTGGCTCTCAGGCTGTTGGAGAGTGTGACTTtgagcagccctgccctgggccagcTGGTCAAAAGTGAGGTGCCACTGGATAGGCTGCTGGTACACCTACAGGT GATGAATCAGCAGCTACAAACCAAGGCTATGGCCTTGCTGACAGCCTTGCTGCAGGGGGCCAGCTCTACTGAACGCAAG CACATGCTTGACTACCTGTGGCAGAGAAACCTTCGCCAGTTCATCTATAAG AACATCATCCACAGTGCAGCACCGCTGGGCGATGAGATGGCTCATCATTTGTACGTACTGCAGGCCCTTATGTTGGGGCTGCTGGAGCCACGTATGCGGACACCACTGGACCCCTACAGCCAG GAACAGCGGGAGCAGCTGCAGGCCCTGCGCCAGGCTGCCTTTGATCCTGAAGGGGAGTCTTTGGGCACCGGGCTGAGTGCTGACCGTCGCCGTTCCCTCTGTGCCCGCGAGTTTCGAAAACTGGGCTTCTCCGTGAGCAACCCCTCCCtagctccccacccctgcctcaacCCAGGGCTGCTTTGTTCCAGAGGCCTGGAGTCCTTACTGAGCTATCTGTCCCTCTTTCCCCAGAACAGCAACCCTGCACAGGATCTAGAGCGAGTGCCCCCCGGCCTGTTGGCCCTGGACAACATGCTTTACTTCTCCAGACATGCACCTAGTGCTTACAGCCGG TTTGTGTTGGAGAACAGCAGCCGTGAGGACAAGCATGAGTGCCCCTTTGCCCGGAGCAGCATCCAGCTGACTGTGCTGCTGTGTGAGCTGCTCCGCATTGGGGAGCCCT gctccgaaACAGCCCAGGATTTTTCACCCATGTTCTTCAGCCAAGACCAGAGTTTCCATGAGCTCTTCTGTGTGAGCATCCAGCTGCTTAATAAGACCTGGAAGGAGATGCGGGCCACCCAGGAGGACTTTGACAAG GTCATGCAAGTGGTGCGGGAGCAGCTGGCCCGCACGCTGGCCTTGAAGCCCAGCTCCCTGGAGCTTTTCCGAACCAAGGTAAACGCGCTCCCCTACGGGGAGGTCCTGCggctgagacagacagagcggcTGCATCAGGAGGGCACACTGGCCCCTCCCATACT GGAGCTGCGGGAGAAGCTGAAGCCAGAACTCATGGGCCTGATCCGCCAGCAGCGTTTGCTCCGCCTCTGTGAGGGGACACTCTTCCGCAAGATCAGCAGCCGGCGACGCCAGG ACAAGTTGTGGTTCTGCTGCCTGTCCCCTAACCACAAGGTGCTGCAGTATGGGGACGTGGAGGAGGCTTCCAGCCCACCCACCCCTGAGAGCCTACCTGAGCAGC CCTTCTTCCTGCAGTCCCTGTGGCTGATATCAAGGCACTGCTAA
- the ELMO3 gene encoding engulfment and cell motility protein 3 isoform X2: MAPPRNVVKIAVQMRDAIPQLIRLDQAKPLAAVLKEVCDAWSLVHSERYALQFADGHRKYITENNRTEIKNGSILCLSTAPDLEAERLLGGLQCGSRERRRETLQHLVLLAPDMTFAQEVISRDGLQRLGTIIEDGDDLGELLALALRAFLELMEHGMVSWETLSIPFVRKVVCYVNMNLMDASVQPLALRLLESVTLSSPALGQLVKSEVPLDRLLVHLQVMNQQLQTKAMALLTALLQGASSTERKHMLDYLWQRNLRQFIYKNIIHSAAPLGDEMAHHLYVLQALMLGLLEPRMRTPLDPYSQEQREQLQALRQAAFDPEGESLGTGLSADRRRSLCAREFRKLGFSNSNPAQDLERVPPGLLALDNMLYFSRHAPSAYSRFVLENSSREDKHECPFARSSIQLTVLLCELLRIGEPCSETAQDFSPMFFSQDQSFHELFCVSIQLLNKTWKEMRATQEDFDKVMQVVREQLARTLALKPSSLELFRTKVNALPYGEVLRLRQTERLHQEGTLAPPILELREKLKPELMGLIRQQRLLRLCEGTLFRKISSRRRQDKLWFCCLSPNHKVLQYGDVEEASSPPTPESLPEQLPVADIKALLTGKDCPHVREKGSGKQNKDLYELAFSVSYDHGEEEAYLNFIAPSKREFHLWTDGLSALLGSPMGSEQTRLDLEQLLTMETKLRLLELENVPIPEQPPPIPPPPTNFNFCYDCSIPEP, translated from the exons ATGGCGCCCCCGAGGAACGTGGTGAAGATCGCGGTCCAGATGCGTGACGCCATCCCGCAACTCATCCGGCTGGACCAG GCAAAgcctctggctgctgtgctgaAGGAGGTGTGCGACGC GTGGAGCTTGGTTCACTCTGAACGCTATGCCCTGCAGTTTGCTGATGGACATAGGAAATACATCACTGAGAAC AACCGTACAGAGATCAAGAATGGCAGCATCCTGTGCCTCAGCACTGCCCCA gACCTTGAGGCTGAGCGACTGTTGGGTGGGCTGCAGTGTGGGAGCCGTGAAAGGCGCCGGGAAACTCTGCAGCACCTCGTCTTGCTGGCCCCAGACATGACCTTTGCCCAAGAGGTCATCAGCCGTGATGGGCTTCAGAGACTAGGCACCATCATTGAGGATGGAGATGA CTTAGGGGAATTGCTGGCCCTTGCACTGAGGGCCTTCTTGGAGCTCATGGAACATGGCATGGTGTCTTGGGAGACGCTCAGCATCCCTTTTGTTAGGAAG GTGGTATGCTATGTGAACATGAACTTGATGGATGCATCTGTGCAGCCCCTGGCTCTCAGGCTGTTGGAGAGTGTGACTTtgagcagccctgccctgggccagcTGGTCAAAAGTGAGGTGCCACTGGATAGGCTGCTGGTACACCTACAGGT GATGAATCAGCAGCTACAAACCAAGGCTATGGCCTTGCTGACAGCCTTGCTGCAGGGGGCCAGCTCTACTGAACGCAAG CACATGCTTGACTACCTGTGGCAGAGAAACCTTCGCCAGTTCATCTATAAG AACATCATCCACAGTGCAGCACCGCTGGGCGATGAGATGGCTCATCATTTGTACGTACTGCAGGCCCTTATGTTGGGGCTGCTGGAGCCACGTATGCGGACACCACTGGACCCCTACAGCCAG GAACAGCGGGAGCAGCTGCAGGCCCTGCGCCAGGCTGCCTTTGATCCTGAAGGGGAGTCTTTGGGCACCGGGCTGAGTGCTGACCGTCGCCGTTCCCTCTGTGCCCGCGAGTTTCGAAAACTGGGCTTCTCC AACAGCAACCCTGCACAGGATCTAGAGCGAGTGCCCCCCGGCCTGTTGGCCCTGGACAACATGCTTTACTTCTCCAGACATGCACCTAGTGCTTACAGCCGG TTTGTGTTGGAGAACAGCAGCCGTGAGGACAAGCATGAGTGCCCCTTTGCCCGGAGCAGCATCCAGCTGACTGTGCTGCTGTGTGAGCTGCTCCGCATTGGGGAGCCCT gctccgaaACAGCCCAGGATTTTTCACCCATGTTCTTCAGCCAAGACCAGAGTTTCCATGAGCTCTTCTGTGTGAGCATCCAGCTGCTTAATAAGACCTGGAAGGAGATGCGGGCCACCCAGGAGGACTTTGACAAG GTCATGCAAGTGGTGCGGGAGCAGCTGGCCCGCACGCTGGCCTTGAAGCCCAGCTCCCTGGAGCTTTTCCGAACCAAGGTAAACGCGCTCCCCTACGGGGAGGTCCTGCggctgagacagacagagcggcTGCATCAGGAGGGCACACTGGCCCCTCCCATACT GGAGCTGCGGGAGAAGCTGAAGCCAGAACTCATGGGCCTGATCCGCCAGCAGCGTTTGCTCCGCCTCTGTGAGGGGACACTCTTCCGCAAGATCAGCAGCCGGCGACGCCAGG ACAAGTTGTGGTTCTGCTGCCTGTCCCCTAACCACAAGGTGCTGCAGTATGGGGACGTGGAGGAGGCTTCCAGCCCACCCACCCCTGAGAGCCTACCTGAGCAGC TCCCTGTGGCTGATATCAAGGCACTGCTAACAGGCAAAGACTGCCCCCACGTCCGGGAGAAAGGCTCAGGGAAGCAGAACAAG GATCTCTATGAGTTAGCCTTCTCAGTCAGCTATGAccatggggaggaggaggcataCCTCAACTTCATCGCCCCATCCAAACGGGAG TTCCACCTGTGGACAGATGGGCTGAGCGCCCTGCTGGGAAGTCCCATGGGTAGTGAGCAGACTCGGCTGGACCTGGAACAGCTGTTGACGATGGAGACCAAGCTGCGGTTGTTGGAGCTGGAGAATGTGCCCATTCCTGAGCAGCCACctcccatccccccgccccccaccaattTCAACTTCTGCTATGACTGCAGCATCCCTGAACCTTGA
- the ELMO3 gene encoding engulfment and cell motility protein 3 isoform X4 — MAPPRNVVKIAVQMRDAIPQLIRLDQAKPLAAVLKEVCDAWSLVHSERYALQFADGHRKYITENNRTEIKNGSILCLSTAPDLEAERLLGGLQCGSRERRRETLQHLVLLAPDMTFAQEVISRDGLQRLGTIIEDGDDLGELLALALRAFLELMEHGMVSWETLSIPFVRKVVCYVNMNLMDASVQPLALRLLESVTLSSPALGQLVKSEVPLDRLLVHLQVMNQQLQTKAMALLTALLQGASSTERKHMLDYLWQRNLRQFIYKNIIHSAAPLGDEMAHHLYVLQALMLGLLEPRMRTPLDPYSQEQREQLQALRQAAFDPEGESLGTGLSADRRRSLCAREFRKLGFSVSNPSLAPHPCLNPGLLCSRGLESLLSYLSLFPQNSNPAQDLERVPPGLLALDNMLYFSRHAPSAYSRFVLENSSREDKHECPFARSSIQLTVLLCELLRIGEPCSETAQDFSPMFFSQDQSFHELFCVSIQLLNKTWKEMRATQEDFDKVMQVVREQLARTLALKPSSLELFRTKVNALPYGEVLRLRQTERLHQEGTLAPPILELREKLKPELMGLIRQQRLLRLCEGTLFRKISSRRRQTSCGSAACPLTTRCCSMGTWRRLPAHPPLRAYLSSSLWLISRHC; from the exons ATGGCGCCCCCGAGGAACGTGGTGAAGATCGCGGTCCAGATGCGTGACGCCATCCCGCAACTCATCCGGCTGGACCAG GCAAAgcctctggctgctgtgctgaAGGAGGTGTGCGACGC GTGGAGCTTGGTTCACTCTGAACGCTATGCCCTGCAGTTTGCTGATGGACATAGGAAATACATCACTGAGAAC AACCGTACAGAGATCAAGAATGGCAGCATCCTGTGCCTCAGCACTGCCCCA gACCTTGAGGCTGAGCGACTGTTGGGTGGGCTGCAGTGTGGGAGCCGTGAAAGGCGCCGGGAAACTCTGCAGCACCTCGTCTTGCTGGCCCCAGACATGACCTTTGCCCAAGAGGTCATCAGCCGTGATGGGCTTCAGAGACTAGGCACCATCATTGAGGATGGAGATGA CTTAGGGGAATTGCTGGCCCTTGCACTGAGGGCCTTCTTGGAGCTCATGGAACATGGCATGGTGTCTTGGGAGACGCTCAGCATCCCTTTTGTTAGGAAG GTGGTATGCTATGTGAACATGAACTTGATGGATGCATCTGTGCAGCCCCTGGCTCTCAGGCTGTTGGAGAGTGTGACTTtgagcagccctgccctgggccagcTGGTCAAAAGTGAGGTGCCACTGGATAGGCTGCTGGTACACCTACAGGT GATGAATCAGCAGCTACAAACCAAGGCTATGGCCTTGCTGACAGCCTTGCTGCAGGGGGCCAGCTCTACTGAACGCAAG CACATGCTTGACTACCTGTGGCAGAGAAACCTTCGCCAGTTCATCTATAAG AACATCATCCACAGTGCAGCACCGCTGGGCGATGAGATGGCTCATCATTTGTACGTACTGCAGGCCCTTATGTTGGGGCTGCTGGAGCCACGTATGCGGACACCACTGGACCCCTACAGCCAG GAACAGCGGGAGCAGCTGCAGGCCCTGCGCCAGGCTGCCTTTGATCCTGAAGGGGAGTCTTTGGGCACCGGGCTGAGTGCTGACCGTCGCCGTTCCCTCTGTGCCCGCGAGTTTCGAAAACTGGGCTTCTCCGTGAGCAACCCCTCCCtagctccccacccctgcctcaacCCAGGGCTGCTTTGTTCCAGAGGCCTGGAGTCCTTACTGAGCTATCTGTCCCTCTTTCCCCAGAACAGCAACCCTGCACAGGATCTAGAGCGAGTGCCCCCCGGCCTGTTGGCCCTGGACAACATGCTTTACTTCTCCAGACATGCACCTAGTGCTTACAGCCGG TTTGTGTTGGAGAACAGCAGCCGTGAGGACAAGCATGAGTGCCCCTTTGCCCGGAGCAGCATCCAGCTGACTGTGCTGCTGTGTGAGCTGCTCCGCATTGGGGAGCCCT gctccgaaACAGCCCAGGATTTTTCACCCATGTTCTTCAGCCAAGACCAGAGTTTCCATGAGCTCTTCTGTGTGAGCATCCAGCTGCTTAATAAGACCTGGAAGGAGATGCGGGCCACCCAGGAGGACTTTGACAAG GTCATGCAAGTGGTGCGGGAGCAGCTGGCCCGCACGCTGGCCTTGAAGCCCAGCTCCCTGGAGCTTTTCCGAACCAAGGTAAACGCGCTCCCCTACGGGGAGGTCCTGCggctgagacagacagagcggcTGCATCAGGAGGGCACACTGGCCCCTCCCATACT GGAGCTGCGGGAGAAGCTGAAGCCAGAACTCATGGGCCTGATCCGCCAGCAGCGTTTGCTCCGCCTCTGTGAGGGGACACTCTTCCGCAAGATCAGCAGCCGGCGACGCCAG ACAAGTTGTGGTTCTGCTGCCTGTCCCCTAACCACAAGGTGCTGCAGTATGGGGACGTGGAGGAGGCTTCCAGCCCACCCACCCCTGAGAGCCTACCTGAGCAGC TCCCTGTGGCTGATATCAAGGCACTGCTAA
- the ELMO3 gene encoding engulfment and cell motility protein 3 isoform X1: protein MAPPRNVVKIAVQMRDAIPQLIRLDQAKPLAAVLKEVCDAWSLVHSERYALQFADGHRKYITENNRTEIKNGSILCLSTAPDLEAERLLGGLQCGSRERRRETLQHLVLLAPDMTFAQEVISRDGLQRLGTIIEDGDDLGELLALALRAFLELMEHGMVSWETLSIPFVRKVVCYVNMNLMDASVQPLALRLLESVTLSSPALGQLVKSEVPLDRLLVHLQVMNQQLQTKAMALLTALLQGASSTERKHMLDYLWQRNLRQFIYKNIIHSAAPLGDEMAHHLYVLQALMLGLLEPRMRTPLDPYSQEQREQLQALRQAAFDPEGESLGTGLSADRRRSLCAREFRKLGFSVSNPSLAPHPCLNPGLLCSRGLESLLSYLSLFPQNSNPAQDLERVPPGLLALDNMLYFSRHAPSAYSRFVLENSSREDKHECPFARSSIQLTVLLCELLRIGEPCSETAQDFSPMFFSQDQSFHELFCVSIQLLNKTWKEMRATQEDFDKVMQVVREQLARTLALKPSSLELFRTKVNALPYGEVLRLRQTERLHQEGTLAPPILELREKLKPELMGLIRQQRLLRLCEGTLFRKISSRRRQDKLWFCCLSPNHKVLQYGDVEEASSPPTPESLPEQLPVADIKALLTGKDCPHVREKGSGKQNKDLYELAFSVSYDHGEEEAYLNFIAPSKREFHLWTDGLSALLGSPMGSEQTRLDLEQLLTMETKLRLLELENVPIPEQPPPIPPPPTNFNFCYDCSIPEP, encoded by the exons ATGGCGCCCCCGAGGAACGTGGTGAAGATCGCGGTCCAGATGCGTGACGCCATCCCGCAACTCATCCGGCTGGACCAG GCAAAgcctctggctgctgtgctgaAGGAGGTGTGCGACGC GTGGAGCTTGGTTCACTCTGAACGCTATGCCCTGCAGTTTGCTGATGGACATAGGAAATACATCACTGAGAAC AACCGTACAGAGATCAAGAATGGCAGCATCCTGTGCCTCAGCACTGCCCCA gACCTTGAGGCTGAGCGACTGTTGGGTGGGCTGCAGTGTGGGAGCCGTGAAAGGCGCCGGGAAACTCTGCAGCACCTCGTCTTGCTGGCCCCAGACATGACCTTTGCCCAAGAGGTCATCAGCCGTGATGGGCTTCAGAGACTAGGCACCATCATTGAGGATGGAGATGA CTTAGGGGAATTGCTGGCCCTTGCACTGAGGGCCTTCTTGGAGCTCATGGAACATGGCATGGTGTCTTGGGAGACGCTCAGCATCCCTTTTGTTAGGAAG GTGGTATGCTATGTGAACATGAACTTGATGGATGCATCTGTGCAGCCCCTGGCTCTCAGGCTGTTGGAGAGTGTGACTTtgagcagccctgccctgggccagcTGGTCAAAAGTGAGGTGCCACTGGATAGGCTGCTGGTACACCTACAGGT GATGAATCAGCAGCTACAAACCAAGGCTATGGCCTTGCTGACAGCCTTGCTGCAGGGGGCCAGCTCTACTGAACGCAAG CACATGCTTGACTACCTGTGGCAGAGAAACCTTCGCCAGTTCATCTATAAG AACATCATCCACAGTGCAGCACCGCTGGGCGATGAGATGGCTCATCATTTGTACGTACTGCAGGCCCTTATGTTGGGGCTGCTGGAGCCACGTATGCGGACACCACTGGACCCCTACAGCCAG GAACAGCGGGAGCAGCTGCAGGCCCTGCGCCAGGCTGCCTTTGATCCTGAAGGGGAGTCTTTGGGCACCGGGCTGAGTGCTGACCGTCGCCGTTCCCTCTGTGCCCGCGAGTTTCGAAAACTGGGCTTCTCCGTGAGCAACCCCTCCCtagctccccacccctgcctcaacCCAGGGCTGCTTTGTTCCAGAGGCCTGGAGTCCTTACTGAGCTATCTGTCCCTCTTTCCCCAGAACAGCAACCCTGCACAGGATCTAGAGCGAGTGCCCCCCGGCCTGTTGGCCCTGGACAACATGCTTTACTTCTCCAGACATGCACCTAGTGCTTACAGCCGG TTTGTGTTGGAGAACAGCAGCCGTGAGGACAAGCATGAGTGCCCCTTTGCCCGGAGCAGCATCCAGCTGACTGTGCTGCTGTGTGAGCTGCTCCGCATTGGGGAGCCCT gctccgaaACAGCCCAGGATTTTTCACCCATGTTCTTCAGCCAAGACCAGAGTTTCCATGAGCTCTTCTGTGTGAGCATCCAGCTGCTTAATAAGACCTGGAAGGAGATGCGGGCCACCCAGGAGGACTTTGACAAG GTCATGCAAGTGGTGCGGGAGCAGCTGGCCCGCACGCTGGCCTTGAAGCCCAGCTCCCTGGAGCTTTTCCGAACCAAGGTAAACGCGCTCCCCTACGGGGAGGTCCTGCggctgagacagacagagcggcTGCATCAGGAGGGCACACTGGCCCCTCCCATACT GGAGCTGCGGGAGAAGCTGAAGCCAGAACTCATGGGCCTGATCCGCCAGCAGCGTTTGCTCCGCCTCTGTGAGGGGACACTCTTCCGCAAGATCAGCAGCCGGCGACGCCAGG ACAAGTTGTGGTTCTGCTGCCTGTCCCCTAACCACAAGGTGCTGCAGTATGGGGACGTGGAGGAGGCTTCCAGCCCACCCACCCCTGAGAGCCTACCTGAGCAGC TCCCTGTGGCTGATATCAAGGCACTGCTAACAGGCAAAGACTGCCCCCACGTCCGGGAGAAAGGCTCAGGGAAGCAGAACAAG GATCTCTATGAGTTAGCCTTCTCAGTCAGCTATGAccatggggaggaggaggcataCCTCAACTTCATCGCCCCATCCAAACGGGAG TTCCACCTGTGGACAGATGGGCTGAGCGCCCTGCTGGGAAGTCCCATGGGTAGTGAGCAGACTCGGCTGGACCTGGAACAGCTGTTGACGATGGAGACCAAGCTGCGGTTGTTGGAGCTGGAGAATGTGCCCATTCCTGAGCAGCCACctcccatccccccgccccccaccaattTCAACTTCTGCTATGACTGCAGCATCCCTGAACCTTGA
- the ELMO3 gene encoding engulfment and cell motility protein 3 isoform X5, translating into MRATQEDFDKVMQVVREQLARTLALKPSSLELFRTKVNALPYGEVLRLRQTERLHQEGTLAPPILELREKLKPELMGLIRQQRLLRLCEGTLFRKISSRRRQDKLWFCCLSPNHKVLQYGDVEEASSPPTPESLPEQLPVADIKALLTGKDCPHVREKGSGKQNKDLYELAFSVSYDHGEEEAYLNFIAPSKREFHLWTDGLSALLGSPMGSEQTRLDLEQLLTMETKLRLLELENVPIPEQPPPIPPPPTNFNFCYDCSIPEP; encoded by the exons ATGCGGGCCACCCAGGAGGACTTTGACAAG GTCATGCAAGTGGTGCGGGAGCAGCTGGCCCGCACGCTGGCCTTGAAGCCCAGCTCCCTGGAGCTTTTCCGAACCAAGGTAAACGCGCTCCCCTACGGGGAGGTCCTGCggctgagacagacagagcggcTGCATCAGGAGGGCACACTGGCCCCTCCCATACT GGAGCTGCGGGAGAAGCTGAAGCCAGAACTCATGGGCCTGATCCGCCAGCAGCGTTTGCTCCGCCTCTGTGAGGGGACACTCTTCCGCAAGATCAGCAGCCGGCGACGCCAGG ACAAGTTGTGGTTCTGCTGCCTGTCCCCTAACCACAAGGTGCTGCAGTATGGGGACGTGGAGGAGGCTTCCAGCCCACCCACCCCTGAGAGCCTACCTGAGCAGC TCCCTGTGGCTGATATCAAGGCACTGCTAACAGGCAAAGACTGCCCCCACGTCCGGGAGAAAGGCTCAGGGAAGCAGAACAAG GATCTCTATGAGTTAGCCTTCTCAGTCAGCTATGAccatggggaggaggaggcataCCTCAACTTCATCGCCCCATCCAAACGGGAG TTCCACCTGTGGACAGATGGGCTGAGCGCCCTGCTGGGAAGTCCCATGGGTAGTGAGCAGACTCGGCTGGACCTGGAACAGCTGTTGACGATGGAGACCAAGCTGCGGTTGTTGGAGCTGGAGAATGTGCCCATTCCTGAGCAGCCACctcccatccccccgccccccaccaattTCAACTTCTGCTATGACTGCAGCATCCCTGAACCTTGA